From the genome of Bactrocera oleae isolate idBacOlea1 chromosome 2, idBacOlea1, whole genome shotgun sequence, one region includes:
- the LOC106623874 gene encoding serine/threonine-protein kinase OSR1 isoform X2 codes for MCFRIFFYMFSLYHLNNSAEAAPNGVAFFDKQEGTLTFCLTSRGTVSTTNRTFLPSETAAEPELSTDTPAYYRSRDEDYNSINSNNNYIYTIKTQKKTNCVVIQQPTTNKPNTPKAANGKKVIQTLSVAELANHLQLDGKYPTPAERLPAQLTAKATATATLPTSKTTQSIQSKSAKMASSANLNSTGAAAAHSISEKQPWPNSKDDYELRDVIGVGATAVVHAALCLPRNEKCAIKRINLEKWNTSMDELLKEIQAMSSCNHENVVTYYTSFVVREELWLVLRLLEGGSLLDIIKHRMRTANCKHGVFDEPTIATVLKEVLKGLEYFHSNGQIHRDIKAGNILIGDDGTIQIADFGVSAWLATGRDLSRQKVRHTFVGTPCWMAPEVMEQDHGYDFKADIWSFGITAIEMATGTAPYHKYPPMKVLMLTLQNDPPTLDTGADEKDQYKAYGKTFRKMIVECLQKEPSKRPTASELLKHAFFKKAKDRKYLTQTLLASGPSMETRVHKAAKRQPGASGRLHRTVTGEWVWSSEEEDNGGKHLSSDSESDDRPINRLERAESSDSDHDDYSETTATATEPVQQQPAAANIATPAVNIPTPAANNAQQQPTDAAITQAITGVAQMPMPSAMTDAGEAPPVNLVLRMRNQRRELHDIRFEFAVGKDSAEGIAMELVDAGLVDALDTQPMAVHLQQLIEQRAALKTITFQLNSGVQPGEVLDDRSLVGYAQISITD; via the coding sequence GAGTTGCATTCTTCGATAAGCAAGAGGGAACACTGACCTTCTGTCTGACATCGAGAGGTACTGTTTCGACGACGAATAGAACATTTCTGCCAAGTGAAACCGCTGCTGAGCCCGAGCTAAGCACCGATACCCCAGCTTATTATAGATCTCGTGACGAAGATTACAATTCaataaacagcaacaacaattacatcTACACAATCAAAACGCAGAAGAAAACAAATTGTGTTGTGATTCAACAGCCAACAACAAATAAGCCTAACACACCCAAAGCAGCAAACGGCAAAAAAGTAATCCAAACACTAAGTGTAGCAGAGCTTGCAAATCATTTACAGTTAGACGGGAAGTACCCCACACCAGCTGAACGCTTGCCAGCGCAATTGACAGCGAAAGCAACAGCCACGGCTACTTTACCCACGTCGAAGACCACACAGAGTATACAAAGCAAATCGGCGAAAATGGCGTCTAGCGCTAACTTGAATAGCACAGGGGCCGCCGCGGCACACTCCATCTCCGAGAAGCAGCCTTGGCCCAACTCGAAGGACGACTACGAGCTGCGCGATGTGATCGGCGTGGGCGCGACTGCGGTCGTACATGCCGCGCTCTGCCTGCCACGCAACGAAAAGTGCGCCATCAAGCGCATCAACCTGGAGAAGTGGAACACTTCTATGGATGAACTGCTCAAGGAGATACAGGCGATGTCATCGTGTAATCACGAGAATGTTGTCACCTACTATACATCGTTCGTGGTGCGCGAAGAATTGTGGCTGGTGTTGCGCCTACTGGAAGGCGGCTCTTTGCTGGACATCATCAAGCACAGAATGCGCACAGCGAATTGCAAACATGGCGTCTTCGATGAACCGACCATTGCCACTGTTTTAAAAGAGGTACTCAAGGGTCTTGAGTACTTTCACTCGAACGGACAGATTCATCGCGACATCAAAGCGGGTAATATCTTAATCGGCGATGATGGCACCATACAAATAGCCGATTTCGGTGTGAGCGCCTGGCTGGCGACCGGTCGTGACCTCTCACGCCAGAAAGTGCGTCACACATTTGTCGGCACACCGTGTTGGATGGCGCCTGAGGTGATGGAACAGGATCATGGTTATGACTTTAAGGCCGACATCTGGTCATTTGGCATTACTGCCATCGAGATGGCGACCGGCACGGCGCCCTATCACAAGTATCCACCTATGAAGGTGCTGATGTTGACGCTACAAAATGATCCGCCCACTTTAGATACTGGAGCGGATGAGAAGGATCAATACAAAGCCTACGGCAAGACATTCCGGAAAATGATTGTGGAATGCCTACAGAAAGAGCCCTCAAAACGACCCACCGCCAGCGAACTGCTCAAGCATGCCTTCTTCAAGAAGGCCAAAGATCGCAAATATCTTACGCAAACATTGCTCGCCTCCGGCCCATCAATGGAGACGCGCGTACACAAGGCTGCGAAGCGACAGCCAGGCGCCTCCGGTCGCTTGCATCGCACCGTCACTGGCGAATGGGTGTGGTCGAGCGAAGAGGAAGATAACGGTGGTAAGCACCTTTCGTCTGACTCCGAATCGGATGATCGACCCATCAATCGCCTGGAACGCGCCGAATCTTCGGACAGTGATCACGATGACTATTCAGAGACTACAGCAACCGCAACCGAACCGGTACAACAACAGCCAGCTGCGGCGAATATAGCGACACCAGCGGTAAACATACCCACACCGGCAGCAAATAATGCTCAACAGCAACCAACAGACGCGGCGATAACACAAGCCATCACGGGTGTGGCGCAAATGCCAATGCCCTCAGCGATGACGGATGCCGGCGAAGCACCGCCCGTCAATTTGGTGTTGCGCATGCGCAATCAACGACGCGAACTGCACGATATACGCTTTGAATTTGCCGTCGGCAAAGATTCAGCCGAAGGCATTGCCATGGAATTGGTCGACGCCGGACTCGTCGACGCGTTGGATACGCAACCAATGGCCGTGCATCTGCAACAGCTGATCGAGCAGCGTGCCGCACTGAAAACCATAACGTTCCAACTGAACTCGGGAGTGCAGCCGGGCGAAGTGCTCGACGACCGCTCGCTGGTGGGGTACGCGCAAATATCGATAACGGATTAG
- the LOC106623874 gene encoding serine/threonine-protein kinase OSR1 isoform X1, with protein sequence MEFDRLQEHLNTSLSKKFSLYHLNNSAEAAPNGVAFFDKQEGTLTFCLTSRGTVSTTNRTFLPSETAAEPELSTDTPAYYRSRDEDYNSINSNNNYIYTIKTQKKTNCVVIQQPTTNKPNTPKAANGKKVIQTLSVAELANHLQLDGKYPTPAERLPAQLTAKATATATLPTSKTTQSIQSKSAKMASSANLNSTGAAAAHSISEKQPWPNSKDDYELRDVIGVGATAVVHAALCLPRNEKCAIKRINLEKWNTSMDELLKEIQAMSSCNHENVVTYYTSFVVREELWLVLRLLEGGSLLDIIKHRMRTANCKHGVFDEPTIATVLKEVLKGLEYFHSNGQIHRDIKAGNILIGDDGTIQIADFGVSAWLATGRDLSRQKVRHTFVGTPCWMAPEVMEQDHGYDFKADIWSFGITAIEMATGTAPYHKYPPMKVLMLTLQNDPPTLDTGADEKDQYKAYGKTFRKMIVECLQKEPSKRPTASELLKHAFFKKAKDRKYLTQTLLASGPSMETRVHKAAKRQPGASGRLHRTVTGEWVWSSEEEDNGGKHLSSDSESDDRPINRLERAESSDSDHDDYSETTATATEPVQQQPAAANIATPAVNIPTPAANNAQQQPTDAAITQAITGVAQMPMPSAMTDAGEAPPVNLVLRMRNQRRELHDIRFEFAVGKDSAEGIAMELVDAGLVDALDTQPMAVHLQQLIEQRAALKTITFQLNSGVQPGEVLDDRSLVGYAQISITD encoded by the coding sequence GAGTTGCATTCTTCGATAAGCAAGAGGGAACACTGACCTTCTGTCTGACATCGAGAGGTACTGTTTCGACGACGAATAGAACATTTCTGCCAAGTGAAACCGCTGCTGAGCCCGAGCTAAGCACCGATACCCCAGCTTATTATAGATCTCGTGACGAAGATTACAATTCaataaacagcaacaacaattacatcTACACAATCAAAACGCAGAAGAAAACAAATTGTGTTGTGATTCAACAGCCAACAACAAATAAGCCTAACACACCCAAAGCAGCAAACGGCAAAAAAGTAATCCAAACACTAAGTGTAGCAGAGCTTGCAAATCATTTACAGTTAGACGGGAAGTACCCCACACCAGCTGAACGCTTGCCAGCGCAATTGACAGCGAAAGCAACAGCCACGGCTACTTTACCCACGTCGAAGACCACACAGAGTATACAAAGCAAATCGGCGAAAATGGCGTCTAGCGCTAACTTGAATAGCACAGGGGCCGCCGCGGCACACTCCATCTCCGAGAAGCAGCCTTGGCCCAACTCGAAGGACGACTACGAGCTGCGCGATGTGATCGGCGTGGGCGCGACTGCGGTCGTACATGCCGCGCTCTGCCTGCCACGCAACGAAAAGTGCGCCATCAAGCGCATCAACCTGGAGAAGTGGAACACTTCTATGGATGAACTGCTCAAGGAGATACAGGCGATGTCATCGTGTAATCACGAGAATGTTGTCACCTACTATACATCGTTCGTGGTGCGCGAAGAATTGTGGCTGGTGTTGCGCCTACTGGAAGGCGGCTCTTTGCTGGACATCATCAAGCACAGAATGCGCACAGCGAATTGCAAACATGGCGTCTTCGATGAACCGACCATTGCCACTGTTTTAAAAGAGGTACTCAAGGGTCTTGAGTACTTTCACTCGAACGGACAGATTCATCGCGACATCAAAGCGGGTAATATCTTAATCGGCGATGATGGCACCATACAAATAGCCGATTTCGGTGTGAGCGCCTGGCTGGCGACCGGTCGTGACCTCTCACGCCAGAAAGTGCGTCACACATTTGTCGGCACACCGTGTTGGATGGCGCCTGAGGTGATGGAACAGGATCATGGTTATGACTTTAAGGCCGACATCTGGTCATTTGGCATTACTGCCATCGAGATGGCGACCGGCACGGCGCCCTATCACAAGTATCCACCTATGAAGGTGCTGATGTTGACGCTACAAAATGATCCGCCCACTTTAGATACTGGAGCGGATGAGAAGGATCAATACAAAGCCTACGGCAAGACATTCCGGAAAATGATTGTGGAATGCCTACAGAAAGAGCCCTCAAAACGACCCACCGCCAGCGAACTGCTCAAGCATGCCTTCTTCAAGAAGGCCAAAGATCGCAAATATCTTACGCAAACATTGCTCGCCTCCGGCCCATCAATGGAGACGCGCGTACACAAGGCTGCGAAGCGACAGCCAGGCGCCTCCGGTCGCTTGCATCGCACCGTCACTGGCGAATGGGTGTGGTCGAGCGAAGAGGAAGATAACGGTGGTAAGCACCTTTCGTCTGACTCCGAATCGGATGATCGACCCATCAATCGCCTGGAACGCGCCGAATCTTCGGACAGTGATCACGATGACTATTCAGAGACTACAGCAACCGCAACCGAACCGGTACAACAACAGCCAGCTGCGGCGAATATAGCGACACCAGCGGTAAACATACCCACACCGGCAGCAAATAATGCTCAACAGCAACCAACAGACGCGGCGATAACACAAGCCATCACGGGTGTGGCGCAAATGCCAATGCCCTCAGCGATGACGGATGCCGGCGAAGCACCGCCCGTCAATTTGGTGTTGCGCATGCGCAATCAACGACGCGAACTGCACGATATACGCTTTGAATTTGCCGTCGGCAAAGATTCAGCCGAAGGCATTGCCATGGAATTGGTCGACGCCGGACTCGTCGACGCGTTGGATACGCAACCAATGGCCGTGCATCTGCAACAGCTGATCGAGCAGCGTGCCGCACTGAAAACCATAACGTTCCAACTGAACTCGGGAGTGCAGCCGGGCGAAGTGCTCGACGACCGCTCGCTGGTGGGGTACGCGCAAATATCGATAACGGATTAG
- the LOC106623874 gene encoding serine/threonine-protein kinase OSR1 isoform X3 translates to MKFFDVFCFRQRVAFFDKQEGTLTFCLTSRGTVSTTNRTFLPSETAAEPELSTDTPAYYRSRDEDYNSINSNNNYIYTIKTQKKTNCVVIQQPTTNKPNTPKAANGKKVIQTLSVAELANHLQLDGKYPTPAERLPAQLTAKATATATLPTSKTTQSIQSKSAKMASSANLNSTGAAAAHSISEKQPWPNSKDDYELRDVIGVGATAVVHAALCLPRNEKCAIKRINLEKWNTSMDELLKEIQAMSSCNHENVVTYYTSFVVREELWLVLRLLEGGSLLDIIKHRMRTANCKHGVFDEPTIATVLKEVLKGLEYFHSNGQIHRDIKAGNILIGDDGTIQIADFGVSAWLATGRDLSRQKVRHTFVGTPCWMAPEVMEQDHGYDFKADIWSFGITAIEMATGTAPYHKYPPMKVLMLTLQNDPPTLDTGADEKDQYKAYGKTFRKMIVECLQKEPSKRPTASELLKHAFFKKAKDRKYLTQTLLASGPSMETRVHKAAKRQPGASGRLHRTVTGEWVWSSEEEDNGGKHLSSDSESDDRPINRLERAESSDSDHDDYSETTATATEPVQQQPAAANIATPAVNIPTPAANNAQQQPTDAAITQAITGVAQMPMPSAMTDAGEAPPVNLVLRMRNQRRELHDIRFEFAVGKDSAEGIAMELVDAGLVDALDTQPMAVHLQQLIEQRAALKTITFQLNSGVQPGEVLDDRSLVGYAQISITD, encoded by the coding sequence GAGTTGCATTCTTCGATAAGCAAGAGGGAACACTGACCTTCTGTCTGACATCGAGAGGTACTGTTTCGACGACGAATAGAACATTTCTGCCAAGTGAAACCGCTGCTGAGCCCGAGCTAAGCACCGATACCCCAGCTTATTATAGATCTCGTGACGAAGATTACAATTCaataaacagcaacaacaattacatcTACACAATCAAAACGCAGAAGAAAACAAATTGTGTTGTGATTCAACAGCCAACAACAAATAAGCCTAACACACCCAAAGCAGCAAACGGCAAAAAAGTAATCCAAACACTAAGTGTAGCAGAGCTTGCAAATCATTTACAGTTAGACGGGAAGTACCCCACACCAGCTGAACGCTTGCCAGCGCAATTGACAGCGAAAGCAACAGCCACGGCTACTTTACCCACGTCGAAGACCACACAGAGTATACAAAGCAAATCGGCGAAAATGGCGTCTAGCGCTAACTTGAATAGCACAGGGGCCGCCGCGGCACACTCCATCTCCGAGAAGCAGCCTTGGCCCAACTCGAAGGACGACTACGAGCTGCGCGATGTGATCGGCGTGGGCGCGACTGCGGTCGTACATGCCGCGCTCTGCCTGCCACGCAACGAAAAGTGCGCCATCAAGCGCATCAACCTGGAGAAGTGGAACACTTCTATGGATGAACTGCTCAAGGAGATACAGGCGATGTCATCGTGTAATCACGAGAATGTTGTCACCTACTATACATCGTTCGTGGTGCGCGAAGAATTGTGGCTGGTGTTGCGCCTACTGGAAGGCGGCTCTTTGCTGGACATCATCAAGCACAGAATGCGCACAGCGAATTGCAAACATGGCGTCTTCGATGAACCGACCATTGCCACTGTTTTAAAAGAGGTACTCAAGGGTCTTGAGTACTTTCACTCGAACGGACAGATTCATCGCGACATCAAAGCGGGTAATATCTTAATCGGCGATGATGGCACCATACAAATAGCCGATTTCGGTGTGAGCGCCTGGCTGGCGACCGGTCGTGACCTCTCACGCCAGAAAGTGCGTCACACATTTGTCGGCACACCGTGTTGGATGGCGCCTGAGGTGATGGAACAGGATCATGGTTATGACTTTAAGGCCGACATCTGGTCATTTGGCATTACTGCCATCGAGATGGCGACCGGCACGGCGCCCTATCACAAGTATCCACCTATGAAGGTGCTGATGTTGACGCTACAAAATGATCCGCCCACTTTAGATACTGGAGCGGATGAGAAGGATCAATACAAAGCCTACGGCAAGACATTCCGGAAAATGATTGTGGAATGCCTACAGAAAGAGCCCTCAAAACGACCCACCGCCAGCGAACTGCTCAAGCATGCCTTCTTCAAGAAGGCCAAAGATCGCAAATATCTTACGCAAACATTGCTCGCCTCCGGCCCATCAATGGAGACGCGCGTACACAAGGCTGCGAAGCGACAGCCAGGCGCCTCCGGTCGCTTGCATCGCACCGTCACTGGCGAATGGGTGTGGTCGAGCGAAGAGGAAGATAACGGTGGTAAGCACCTTTCGTCTGACTCCGAATCGGATGATCGACCCATCAATCGCCTGGAACGCGCCGAATCTTCGGACAGTGATCACGATGACTATTCAGAGACTACAGCAACCGCAACCGAACCGGTACAACAACAGCCAGCTGCGGCGAATATAGCGACACCAGCGGTAAACATACCCACACCGGCAGCAAATAATGCTCAACAGCAACCAACAGACGCGGCGATAACACAAGCCATCACGGGTGTGGCGCAAATGCCAATGCCCTCAGCGATGACGGATGCCGGCGAAGCACCGCCCGTCAATTTGGTGTTGCGCATGCGCAATCAACGACGCGAACTGCACGATATACGCTTTGAATTTGCCGTCGGCAAAGATTCAGCCGAAGGCATTGCCATGGAATTGGTCGACGCCGGACTCGTCGACGCGTTGGATACGCAACCAATGGCCGTGCATCTGCAACAGCTGATCGAGCAGCGTGCCGCACTGAAAACCATAACGTTCCAACTGAACTCGGGAGTGCAGCCGGGCGAAGTGCTCGACGACCGCTCGCTGGTGGGGTACGCGCAAATATCGATAACGGATTAG
- the LOC106623874 gene encoding serine/threonine-protein kinase OSR1 isoform X4, with translation MALIRVAFFDKQEGTLTFCLTSRGTVSTTNRTFLPSETAAEPELSTDTPAYYRSRDEDYNSINSNNNYIYTIKTQKKTNCVVIQQPTTNKPNTPKAANGKKVIQTLSVAELANHLQLDGKYPTPAERLPAQLTAKATATATLPTSKTTQSIQSKSAKMASSANLNSTGAAAAHSISEKQPWPNSKDDYELRDVIGVGATAVVHAALCLPRNEKCAIKRINLEKWNTSMDELLKEIQAMSSCNHENVVTYYTSFVVREELWLVLRLLEGGSLLDIIKHRMRTANCKHGVFDEPTIATVLKEVLKGLEYFHSNGQIHRDIKAGNILIGDDGTIQIADFGVSAWLATGRDLSRQKVRHTFVGTPCWMAPEVMEQDHGYDFKADIWSFGITAIEMATGTAPYHKYPPMKVLMLTLQNDPPTLDTGADEKDQYKAYGKTFRKMIVECLQKEPSKRPTASELLKHAFFKKAKDRKYLTQTLLASGPSMETRVHKAAKRQPGASGRLHRTVTGEWVWSSEEEDNGGKHLSSDSESDDRPINRLERAESSDSDHDDYSETTATATEPVQQQPAAANIATPAVNIPTPAANNAQQQPTDAAITQAITGVAQMPMPSAMTDAGEAPPVNLVLRMRNQRRELHDIRFEFAVGKDSAEGIAMELVDAGLVDALDTQPMAVHLQQLIEQRAALKTITFQLNSGVQPGEVLDDRSLVGYAQISITD, from the coding sequence GAGTTGCATTCTTCGATAAGCAAGAGGGAACACTGACCTTCTGTCTGACATCGAGAGGTACTGTTTCGACGACGAATAGAACATTTCTGCCAAGTGAAACCGCTGCTGAGCCCGAGCTAAGCACCGATACCCCAGCTTATTATAGATCTCGTGACGAAGATTACAATTCaataaacagcaacaacaattacatcTACACAATCAAAACGCAGAAGAAAACAAATTGTGTTGTGATTCAACAGCCAACAACAAATAAGCCTAACACACCCAAAGCAGCAAACGGCAAAAAAGTAATCCAAACACTAAGTGTAGCAGAGCTTGCAAATCATTTACAGTTAGACGGGAAGTACCCCACACCAGCTGAACGCTTGCCAGCGCAATTGACAGCGAAAGCAACAGCCACGGCTACTTTACCCACGTCGAAGACCACACAGAGTATACAAAGCAAATCGGCGAAAATGGCGTCTAGCGCTAACTTGAATAGCACAGGGGCCGCCGCGGCACACTCCATCTCCGAGAAGCAGCCTTGGCCCAACTCGAAGGACGACTACGAGCTGCGCGATGTGATCGGCGTGGGCGCGACTGCGGTCGTACATGCCGCGCTCTGCCTGCCACGCAACGAAAAGTGCGCCATCAAGCGCATCAACCTGGAGAAGTGGAACACTTCTATGGATGAACTGCTCAAGGAGATACAGGCGATGTCATCGTGTAATCACGAGAATGTTGTCACCTACTATACATCGTTCGTGGTGCGCGAAGAATTGTGGCTGGTGTTGCGCCTACTGGAAGGCGGCTCTTTGCTGGACATCATCAAGCACAGAATGCGCACAGCGAATTGCAAACATGGCGTCTTCGATGAACCGACCATTGCCACTGTTTTAAAAGAGGTACTCAAGGGTCTTGAGTACTTTCACTCGAACGGACAGATTCATCGCGACATCAAAGCGGGTAATATCTTAATCGGCGATGATGGCACCATACAAATAGCCGATTTCGGTGTGAGCGCCTGGCTGGCGACCGGTCGTGACCTCTCACGCCAGAAAGTGCGTCACACATTTGTCGGCACACCGTGTTGGATGGCGCCTGAGGTGATGGAACAGGATCATGGTTATGACTTTAAGGCCGACATCTGGTCATTTGGCATTACTGCCATCGAGATGGCGACCGGCACGGCGCCCTATCACAAGTATCCACCTATGAAGGTGCTGATGTTGACGCTACAAAATGATCCGCCCACTTTAGATACTGGAGCGGATGAGAAGGATCAATACAAAGCCTACGGCAAGACATTCCGGAAAATGATTGTGGAATGCCTACAGAAAGAGCCCTCAAAACGACCCACCGCCAGCGAACTGCTCAAGCATGCCTTCTTCAAGAAGGCCAAAGATCGCAAATATCTTACGCAAACATTGCTCGCCTCCGGCCCATCAATGGAGACGCGCGTACACAAGGCTGCGAAGCGACAGCCAGGCGCCTCCGGTCGCTTGCATCGCACCGTCACTGGCGAATGGGTGTGGTCGAGCGAAGAGGAAGATAACGGTGGTAAGCACCTTTCGTCTGACTCCGAATCGGATGATCGACCCATCAATCGCCTGGAACGCGCCGAATCTTCGGACAGTGATCACGATGACTATTCAGAGACTACAGCAACCGCAACCGAACCGGTACAACAACAGCCAGCTGCGGCGAATATAGCGACACCAGCGGTAAACATACCCACACCGGCAGCAAATAATGCTCAACAGCAACCAACAGACGCGGCGATAACACAAGCCATCACGGGTGTGGCGCAAATGCCAATGCCCTCAGCGATGACGGATGCCGGCGAAGCACCGCCCGTCAATTTGGTGTTGCGCATGCGCAATCAACGACGCGAACTGCACGATATACGCTTTGAATTTGCCGTCGGCAAAGATTCAGCCGAAGGCATTGCCATGGAATTGGTCGACGCCGGACTCGTCGACGCGTTGGATACGCAACCAATGGCCGTGCATCTGCAACAGCTGATCGAGCAGCGTGCCGCACTGAAAACCATAACGTTCCAACTGAACTCGGGAGTGCAGCCGGGCGAAGTGCTCGACGACCGCTCGCTGGTGGGGTACGCGCAAATATCGATAACGGATTAG